The following coding sequences lie in one Salvelinus fontinalis isolate EN_2023a chromosome 21, ASM2944872v1, whole genome shotgun sequence genomic window:
- the LOC129818771 gene encoding heterogeneous nuclear ribonucleoprotein K-like isoform X3, with the protein METEIEQQEEETTFSNTDTNGKRPAEDMDEEQAFKRSRNTDEMVELRVLLQSKNAGAVIGKGGKNIKALRTDYNASVSVPDSSGPERILSVSADIDTIGEILLKIIPTLEEYQHYNGIDFDCELRLLIHQSLAGGIIGVKGAKIKELRENTQTTIKLFQECCPQSTDRVVLVGGKPDRVVECIKVILDLVSEAPIKGRAQPYDPNFYDETYDYGGFTMIYEERGRRPMGGFPMRGRGGFERMPPVRGGRPMPPTRRDYDDMSPRRGPPPPLPGRGGRGGSRARNLPLPPPPPPRGGGDRFSHQSYHGNMDDRPNDRRGRPGDRYNSMSGGYGDNNSSWEPFQSGGRGSYSDIGGPVITTQVTIPKDLAGSIIGKGGQRIKQIRHESGASIKIDEPLEGSEDRIITINGTQDQIQNAQYLLQNRHVLAPFPLLR; encoded by the exons ATGGAGACAGAAATCGAGCAGCAGGAAGAAGAGACCACGTTCAGCAACACTGACACTAACG GTAAACGCCCTGCCGAGGACATGGACGAGGAGCAGGCCTTTAAGCGCTCTCGCAACACAGACGAGATGGTTGAGCTGCGGGTACTGCTGCAGAGCAAA AATGCTGGAGCCGTTATCGGAAAGGGTGGCAAGAATATAAAAGCCTTACGCACAGAC TACAATGCCAGTGTATCAGTCCCTGACAGCAGTGGCCCAGAGCG GATCCTGAGTGTGAGTGCAGATATTGACACTATTGGAGAGATTCTGCTGAAGATCATCCCTACTCTGGAAGAG TACCAGCATTATAACGGGATTGATTTTGACTGCGAGCTGCGTTTGCTGATCCATCAGAGTTTGGCCGGGGGAATCATCGGGGTGAAAGGTGCCAAGATAAAGGAGTTAAGAGAG AACACCCAGACCACCATCAAGCTGTTCCAGGAGTGCTGTCCTCAGTCCACTGACCGTGTGGTTCTGGTTGGAGGGAAGCCAGACCGTGTTGTTGAATGCATCAAAGTTATCCTGGACTTGGTATCTGAG GCTCCTATCAAAGGGCGCGCCCAGCCCTATGACCCCAACTTCTACGACGAGACGTATGACTACGGCGGCTTCACCATGATTTACGAAGAGCGGGGCCGGCGGCCCATGGGGGGCTTCCCCATGCGGGGCAGGGGGGGCTTTGAACGCATGCCCCCCGTCCGCGGGGGCCGACCTATGCCCCCCACCAGACGGGACTATGACGACATGAGCCCTCGTCGGGGACCGCCCCCTCCCTTGCCAGGTAGAGGAGGGCGTGGAGGGAGCCGGGCtcgaaacctgcccctccccccaccaccacccccaagAGGAGG AGGGGACCGGTTCTCCCACCAGAGTTATCACGGCAACATGGACGACAGACCAAA CGACAGGAGAGGaagaccaggagaccgctacaaCAGCATG AGTGGTGGATATGGTG ACAACAATTCCTCGTGGGAGCCCTTTCAGTCTG GTGGCCGAGGGTCATACAGTGACATCGGGGGTCCTGTCATCACAACACAAGTGACCATCCCCAAAGAT CTGGCCGGCTCCATCATCGGGAAGGGCGGCCAGCGGATCAAGCAGATCCGTCACGAGTCGGGAGCGTCCATCAAGATAGACGAGCCACTAGAGGGCTCAGAGGACCGCATCATCACCATCAATGGAACACAGGACCAGATCCAGAACGCCCAGTATCTACTGCAGAACAGGCACGTGCTAGCACCCTTTCCTCTTCTCCGGTGA
- the LOC129818771 gene encoding heterogeneous nuclear ribonucleoprotein K-like isoform X5, producing the protein METEIEQQEEETTFSNTDTNGKRPAEDMDEEQAFKRSRNTDEMVELRVLLQSKNAGAVIGKGGKNIKALRTDYNASVSVPDSSGPERILSVSADIDTIGEILLKIIPTLEEYQHYNGIDFDCELRLLIHQSLAGGIIGVKGAKIKELRENTQTTIKLFQECCPQSTDRVVLVGGKPDRVVECIKVILDLVSEAPIKGRAQPYDPNFYDETYDYGGFTMIYEERGRRPMGGFPMRGRGGFERMPPVRGGRPMPPTRRDYDDMSPRRGPPPPLPGRGGRGGSRARNLPLPPPPPPRGGGDRFSHQSYHGNMDDRPNDRRGRPGDRYNSMSGGYGDNNSSWEPFQSGGRGSYSDIGGPVITTQVTIPKDLAGSIIGKGGQRIKQIRHESGASIKIDEPLEGSEDRIITINGTQDQIQNAQYLLQNSVKQYSGRFF; encoded by the exons ATGGAGACAGAAATCGAGCAGCAGGAAGAAGAGACCACGTTCAGCAACACTGACACTAACG GTAAACGCCCTGCCGAGGACATGGACGAGGAGCAGGCCTTTAAGCGCTCTCGCAACACAGACGAGATGGTTGAGCTGCGGGTACTGCTGCAGAGCAAA AATGCTGGAGCCGTTATCGGAAAGGGTGGCAAGAATATAAAAGCCTTACGCACAGAC TACAATGCCAGTGTATCAGTCCCTGACAGCAGTGGCCCAGAGCG GATCCTGAGTGTGAGTGCAGATATTGACACTATTGGAGAGATTCTGCTGAAGATCATCCCTACTCTGGAAGAG TACCAGCATTATAACGGGATTGATTTTGACTGCGAGCTGCGTTTGCTGATCCATCAGAGTTTGGCCGGGGGAATCATCGGGGTGAAAGGTGCCAAGATAAAGGAGTTAAGAGAG AACACCCAGACCACCATCAAGCTGTTCCAGGAGTGCTGTCCTCAGTCCACTGACCGTGTGGTTCTGGTTGGAGGGAAGCCAGACCGTGTTGTTGAATGCATCAAAGTTATCCTGGACTTGGTATCTGAG GCTCCTATCAAAGGGCGCGCCCAGCCCTATGACCCCAACTTCTACGACGAGACGTATGACTACGGCGGCTTCACCATGATTTACGAAGAGCGGGGCCGGCGGCCCATGGGGGGCTTCCCCATGCGGGGCAGGGGGGGCTTTGAACGCATGCCCCCCGTCCGCGGGGGCCGACCTATGCCCCCCACCAGACGGGACTATGACGACATGAGCCCTCGTCGGGGACCGCCCCCTCCCTTGCCAGGTAGAGGAGGGCGTGGAGGGAGCCGGGCtcgaaacctgcccctccccccaccaccacccccaagAGGAGG AGGGGACCGGTTCTCCCACCAGAGTTATCACGGCAACATGGACGACAGACCAAA CGACAGGAGAGGaagaccaggagaccgctacaaCAGCATG AGTGGTGGATATGGTG ACAACAATTCCTCGTGGGAGCCCTTTCAGTCTG GTGGCCGAGGGTCATACAGTGACATCGGGGGTCCTGTCATCACAACACAAGTGACCATCCCCAAAGAT CTGGCCGGCTCCATCATCGGGAAGGGCGGCCAGCGGATCAAGCAGATCCGTCACGAGTCGGGAGCGTCCATCAAGATAGACGAGCCACTAGAGGGCTCAGAGGACCGCATCATCACCATCAATGGAACACAGGACCAGATCCAGAACGCCCAGTATCTACTGCAGAACAG TGTGAAGCAGTACTCTGGTCGGTTCTTCTAA
- the LOC129818771 gene encoding heterogeneous nuclear ribonucleoprotein K-like isoform X4 has translation METEIEQQEEETTFSNTDTNGKRPAEDMDEEQAFKRSRNTDEMVELRVLLQSKNAGAVIGKGGKNIKALRTDYNASVSVPDSSGPERILSVSADIDTIGEILLKIIPTLEEHYNGIDFDCELRLLIHQSLAGGIIGVKGAKIKELRENTQTTIKLFQECCPQSTDRVVLVGGKPDRVVECIKVILDLVSEAPIKGRAQPYDPNFYDETYDYGGFTMIYEERGRRPMGGFPMRGRGGFERMPPVRGGRPMPPTRRDYDDMSPRRGPPPPLPGRGGRGGSRARNLPLPPPPPPRGGGDRFSHQSYHGNMDDRPNSDRRGRPGDRYNSMSGGYGDNNSSWEPFQSGGRGSYSDIGGPVITTQVTIPKDLAGSIIGKGGQRIKQIRHESGASIKIDEPLEGSEDRIITINGTQDQIQNAQYLLQNRHVLAPFPLLR, from the exons ATGGAGACAGAAATCGAGCAGCAGGAAGAAGAGACCACGTTCAGCAACACTGACACTAACG GTAAACGCCCTGCCGAGGACATGGACGAGGAGCAGGCCTTTAAGCGCTCTCGCAACACAGACGAGATGGTTGAGCTGCGGGTACTGCTGCAGAGCAAA AATGCTGGAGCCGTTATCGGAAAGGGTGGCAAGAATATAAAAGCCTTACGCACAGAC TACAATGCCAGTGTATCAGTCCCTGACAGCAGTGGCCCAGAGCG GATCCTGAGTGTGAGTGCAGATATTGACACTATTGGAGAGATTCTGCTGAAGATCATCCCTACTCTGGAAGAG CATTATAACGGGATTGATTTTGACTGCGAGCTGCGTTTGCTGATCCATCAGAGTTTGGCCGGGGGAATCATCGGGGTGAAAGGTGCCAAGATAAAGGAGTTAAGAGAG AACACCCAGACCACCATCAAGCTGTTCCAGGAGTGCTGTCCTCAGTCCACTGACCGTGTGGTTCTGGTTGGAGGGAAGCCAGACCGTGTTGTTGAATGCATCAAAGTTATCCTGGACTTGGTATCTGAG GCTCCTATCAAAGGGCGCGCCCAGCCCTATGACCCCAACTTCTACGACGAGACGTATGACTACGGCGGCTTCACCATGATTTACGAAGAGCGGGGCCGGCGGCCCATGGGGGGCTTCCCCATGCGGGGCAGGGGGGGCTTTGAACGCATGCCCCCCGTCCGCGGGGGCCGACCTATGCCCCCCACCAGACGGGACTATGACGACATGAGCCCTCGTCGGGGACCGCCCCCTCCCTTGCCAGGTAGAGGAGGGCGTGGAGGGAGCCGGGCtcgaaacctgcccctccccccaccaccacccccaagAGGAGG AGGGGACCGGTTCTCCCACCAGAGTTATCACGGCAACATGGACGACAGACCAAA CAGCGACAGGAGAGGaagaccaggagaccgctacaaCAGCATG AGTGGTGGATATGGTG ACAACAATTCCTCGTGGGAGCCCTTTCAGTCTG GTGGCCGAGGGTCATACAGTGACATCGGGGGTCCTGTCATCACAACACAAGTGACCATCCCCAAAGAT CTGGCCGGCTCCATCATCGGGAAGGGCGGCCAGCGGATCAAGCAGATCCGTCACGAGTCGGGAGCGTCCATCAAGATAGACGAGCCACTAGAGGGCTCAGAGGACCGCATCATCACCATCAATGGAACACAGGACCAGATCCAGAACGCCCAGTATCTACTGCAGAACAGGCACGTGCTAGCACCCTTTCCTCTTCTCCGGTGA
- the LOC129818771 gene encoding heterogeneous nuclear ribonucleoprotein K-like isoform X2: protein METEIEQQEEETTFSNTDTNGKRPAEDMDEEQAFKRSRNTDEMVELRVLLQSKNAGAVIGKGGKNIKALRTDYNASVSVPDSSGPERILSVSADIDTIGEILLKIIPTLEEYQHYNGIDFDCELRLLIHQSLAGGIIGVKGAKIKELRENTQTTIKLFQECCPQSTDRVVLVGGKPDRVVECIKVILDLVSEAPIKGRAQPYDPNFYDETYDYGGFTMIYEERGRRPMGGFPMRGRGGFERMPPVRGGRPMPPTRRDYDDMSPRRGPPPPLPGRGGRGGSRARNLPLPPPPPPRGGGDRFSHQSYHGNMDDRPNSDRRGRPGDRYNSMSGGYGDNNSSWEPFQSGGRGSYSDIGGPVITTQVTIPKDLAGSIIGKGGQRIKQIRHESGASIKIDEPLEGSEDRIITINGTQDQIQNAQYLLQNSVKQYSGRFF, encoded by the exons ATGGAGACAGAAATCGAGCAGCAGGAAGAAGAGACCACGTTCAGCAACACTGACACTAACG GTAAACGCCCTGCCGAGGACATGGACGAGGAGCAGGCCTTTAAGCGCTCTCGCAACACAGACGAGATGGTTGAGCTGCGGGTACTGCTGCAGAGCAAA AATGCTGGAGCCGTTATCGGAAAGGGTGGCAAGAATATAAAAGCCTTACGCACAGAC TACAATGCCAGTGTATCAGTCCCTGACAGCAGTGGCCCAGAGCG GATCCTGAGTGTGAGTGCAGATATTGACACTATTGGAGAGATTCTGCTGAAGATCATCCCTACTCTGGAAGAG TACCAGCATTATAACGGGATTGATTTTGACTGCGAGCTGCGTTTGCTGATCCATCAGAGTTTGGCCGGGGGAATCATCGGGGTGAAAGGTGCCAAGATAAAGGAGTTAAGAGAG AACACCCAGACCACCATCAAGCTGTTCCAGGAGTGCTGTCCTCAGTCCACTGACCGTGTGGTTCTGGTTGGAGGGAAGCCAGACCGTGTTGTTGAATGCATCAAAGTTATCCTGGACTTGGTATCTGAG GCTCCTATCAAAGGGCGCGCCCAGCCCTATGACCCCAACTTCTACGACGAGACGTATGACTACGGCGGCTTCACCATGATTTACGAAGAGCGGGGCCGGCGGCCCATGGGGGGCTTCCCCATGCGGGGCAGGGGGGGCTTTGAACGCATGCCCCCCGTCCGCGGGGGCCGACCTATGCCCCCCACCAGACGGGACTATGACGACATGAGCCCTCGTCGGGGACCGCCCCCTCCCTTGCCAGGTAGAGGAGGGCGTGGAGGGAGCCGGGCtcgaaacctgcccctccccccaccaccacccccaagAGGAGG AGGGGACCGGTTCTCCCACCAGAGTTATCACGGCAACATGGACGACAGACCAAA CAGCGACAGGAGAGGaagaccaggagaccgctacaaCAGCATG AGTGGTGGATATGGTG ACAACAATTCCTCGTGGGAGCCCTTTCAGTCTG GTGGCCGAGGGTCATACAGTGACATCGGGGGTCCTGTCATCACAACACAAGTGACCATCCCCAAAGAT CTGGCCGGCTCCATCATCGGGAAGGGCGGCCAGCGGATCAAGCAGATCCGTCACGAGTCGGGAGCGTCCATCAAGATAGACGAGCCACTAGAGGGCTCAGAGGACCGCATCATCACCATCAATGGAACACAGGACCAGATCCAGAACGCCCAGTATCTACTGCAGAACAG TGTGAAGCAGTACTCTGGTCGGTTCTTCTAA
- the LOC129818771 gene encoding heterogeneous nuclear ribonucleoprotein K-like isoform X1, which translates to METEIEQQEEETTFSNTDTNGKRPAEDMDEEQAFKRSRNTDEMVELRVLLQSKNAGAVIGKGGKNIKALRTDYNASVSVPDSSGPERILSVSADIDTIGEILLKIIPTLEEYQHYNGIDFDCELRLLIHQSLAGGIIGVKGAKIKELRENTQTTIKLFQECCPQSTDRVVLVGGKPDRVVECIKVILDLVSEAPIKGRAQPYDPNFYDETYDYGGFTMIYEERGRRPMGGFPMRGRGGFERMPPVRGGRPMPPTRRDYDDMSPRRGPPPPLPGRGGRGGSRARNLPLPPPPPPRGGGDRFSHQSYHGNMDDRPNSDRRGRPGDRYNSMSGGYGDNNSSWEPFQSGGRGSYSDIGGPVITTQVTIPKDLAGSIIGKGGQRIKQIRHESGASIKIDEPLEGSEDRIITINGTQDQIQNAQYLLQNRHVLAPFPLLR; encoded by the exons ATGGAGACAGAAATCGAGCAGCAGGAAGAAGAGACCACGTTCAGCAACACTGACACTAACG GTAAACGCCCTGCCGAGGACATGGACGAGGAGCAGGCCTTTAAGCGCTCTCGCAACACAGACGAGATGGTTGAGCTGCGGGTACTGCTGCAGAGCAAA AATGCTGGAGCCGTTATCGGAAAGGGTGGCAAGAATATAAAAGCCTTACGCACAGAC TACAATGCCAGTGTATCAGTCCCTGACAGCAGTGGCCCAGAGCG GATCCTGAGTGTGAGTGCAGATATTGACACTATTGGAGAGATTCTGCTGAAGATCATCCCTACTCTGGAAGAG TACCAGCATTATAACGGGATTGATTTTGACTGCGAGCTGCGTTTGCTGATCCATCAGAGTTTGGCCGGGGGAATCATCGGGGTGAAAGGTGCCAAGATAAAGGAGTTAAGAGAG AACACCCAGACCACCATCAAGCTGTTCCAGGAGTGCTGTCCTCAGTCCACTGACCGTGTGGTTCTGGTTGGAGGGAAGCCAGACCGTGTTGTTGAATGCATCAAAGTTATCCTGGACTTGGTATCTGAG GCTCCTATCAAAGGGCGCGCCCAGCCCTATGACCCCAACTTCTACGACGAGACGTATGACTACGGCGGCTTCACCATGATTTACGAAGAGCGGGGCCGGCGGCCCATGGGGGGCTTCCCCATGCGGGGCAGGGGGGGCTTTGAACGCATGCCCCCCGTCCGCGGGGGCCGACCTATGCCCCCCACCAGACGGGACTATGACGACATGAGCCCTCGTCGGGGACCGCCCCCTCCCTTGCCAGGTAGAGGAGGGCGTGGAGGGAGCCGGGCtcgaaacctgcccctccccccaccaccacccccaagAGGAGG AGGGGACCGGTTCTCCCACCAGAGTTATCACGGCAACATGGACGACAGACCAAA CAGCGACAGGAGAGGaagaccaggagaccgctacaaCAGCATG AGTGGTGGATATGGTG ACAACAATTCCTCGTGGGAGCCCTTTCAGTCTG GTGGCCGAGGGTCATACAGTGACATCGGGGGTCCTGTCATCACAACACAAGTGACCATCCCCAAAGAT CTGGCCGGCTCCATCATCGGGAAGGGCGGCCAGCGGATCAAGCAGATCCGTCACGAGTCGGGAGCGTCCATCAAGATAGACGAGCCACTAGAGGGCTCAGAGGACCGCATCATCACCATCAATGGAACACAGGACCAGATCCAGAACGCCCAGTATCTACTGCAGAACAGGCACGTGCTAGCACCCTTTCCTCTTCTCCGGTGA